Proteins encoded by one window of Rutidosis leptorrhynchoides isolate AG116_Rl617_1_P2 chromosome 7, CSIRO_AGI_Rlap_v1, whole genome shotgun sequence:
- the LOC139859433 gene encoding uncharacterized protein, translated as MLNVYAPQALNEKVNLWTKLLAFMNSHVGDYIMFGDFIAVRMEEDRFGSEFNQADTNAFDEFLIESSLVEMYLGGNKYTWRNKAGNKMSKLDPFFVTNNILDSIEHLKGVVLPRGFDDIVKETWVNYVPDGRDLSIMAKLKNLKAKLKIWNKEIYSSDASRIQQIVLRIVTLDSKMDDGSITELEIKE; from the exons ATGTTGAACGTATATGCGCCACAAGCTCTTAATGAGAAGGTTAATCTTTGGACTAAACTTCTTGCTTTTATGAATTCTCATGTTGGTGATTACATTATGTTTGGAGATTTTATTGCCGTGAGGATGGAAGAAGATAGATTTGGGTCTGAGTTTAATCAAGCGGATACTAATGCATTTGATGAGTTTCTTATTGAATCTTCTCTGGTCGAAATGTACTTAGGTGGTAACAAGTATACGTGGAGAAATAAAGCGGGAAATAAGATGAGTAAACTTGACCCTTTTTTTGTTACTAATAATATTTTGGATTCGATTGAGCACCTTAAGGGCGTTGTTCTTCCGAGAG GTTTCGATGATATTGTTAAAGAGACATGGGTAAATTATGTGCCTGATGGAAGGGATTTGTCTATAATGGCCAAGTTGAAAAATTTAAAAGCTAAACTCAAAATTTGGAATAAAGAGATTTACTCTTCTGATGCTTCTCGCATACAGCAAATTGTATTGAGGATTGTGACTCTTGACTCCAAAATGGATGATGGTTCCATTACTGAGCTGGAAATTAAGGAATGA
- the LOC139856920 gene encoding E3 ubiquitin-protein ligase RSL1-like yields MGNVNVNVNRAPQHNPHPDQQQLLSSITTTPFTCEICIESVTLPNTKFRNSNKCVHPYCTDCIIKYIQVKLEDNVSDIKCPSLTCNHSLDPLSCRPKIAHQLFDKWCDVLCESFVLAFDRVYCPNRDCSALVVNECGNSGNLKRCVCPNCKTPFCFKCKGPWHAGYRCDESGEMRDVNDIAFGVLSEQNKWMRCPVCRHCVELVKGCPVVRCRCGIKFCYWCGKKVNGQWCNCKKSPIWWLIHLWLVLMVLITFRLLFKIISRWNQSG; encoded by the exons ATGgggaatgtaaatgtaaatgtaaatcgaGCACCCCAGCACAATCCACACCCTGATCAACAacaattattatcatcaataacaACAACACCGTTTACCTGTGAAATTTGCATAGAATCAGTGACACTACCCAACACAAAATTTAGGAACAGTAACAAATGTGTTCACCCATACTGCACTGACTGTATCATCAAATACATTCAAGTCAAGCTAGAAGATAACGTATCTGATATCAAGTGTCCATCCCTAACTTGTAACCACTCGTTAGACCCATTATCCTGTCGACCCAAAATTGCACACCAACTGTTTGATAAATGGTGTGATGTGTTATGTGAGTCGTTTGTGTTAGCTTTTGACAGAGTTTATTGTCCTAATAGAGATTGTTCAGCTTTGGTTGTTAATGAATgtggtaattctggtaatttgaaacgaTGTGTGTGCCCTAATTGCAAAACCCCTTTTTGTTTTAAGTGTAAGGGTCCTTGGCATGCTGGTTATAGGTGTGATGAAAGTGGGGAGATGAGGGATGTAAACGATATCGCGTTTGGTGTTCTTTCTGAACAGAACAAGTGGATGAGGTGCCCTGTGTGTCGACATTGTGTTGAGCTTGTTAAAGGTTGTCCCGTTGTTCGTTGCAG ATGTGGAATTAAGTTTTGTTACTGGTGCGGGAAAAAGGTTAATGGCCAATGGTGCAACTGTAAAAAATCACCTATATGGTGGCTAATTCACTTGTGGCTGGTACTTATGGTTCTGATCACTTTCCGACTTCTATTTAAAATTATATCAAGATGGAACCAATCAGGATGA